A window of the Deltaproteobacteria bacterium genome harbors these coding sequences:
- a CDS encoding helix-turn-helix domain-containing protein: MLELLAQSKVPMTLSKISKSMGLTLPTAYRFLFTLESLEFIERDPETKTYRVAPKVLGLGYGLFQSYDLWQTAHPYLVRASREYNETFNLAILDGADILYIDRIKTRKILTINLEIGSKLPAYCTSMGRVLLASLPTEAAIDILAKSPMEQMTPKTIVSPDGLKAILEEVREKGYAVNNGELALELISVAAPVRDRDGKVVAALNMAVNAAQHDTGQVDETLAPIVKQVALKISHAIGFYEEAPDDDG; the protein is encoded by the coding sequence ATGCTTGAACTGCTTGCCCAGAGCAAGGTACCCATGACCTTGAGCAAGATATCAAAGTCTATGGGACTCACCCTCCCGACCGCCTACCGCTTCCTGTTTACCCTTGAATCGCTGGAGTTTATCGAAAGAGATCCGGAGACCAAGACCTATCGTGTAGCCCCCAAGGTGCTGGGTCTGGGATACGGACTGTTTCAGTCCTATGATCTGTGGCAGACGGCACATCCCTATCTTGTCCGTGCCAGCAGGGAATACAACGAAACCTTCAACTTAGCCATCCTGGACGGCGCTGATATCCTTTACATCGACAGGATTAAGACACGGAAAATCCTTACCATCAATCTGGAAATTGGATCCAAACTGCCGGCATATTGCACCTCCATGGGAAGAGTCCTTCTGGCATCTCTTCCGACCGAGGCGGCGATCGATATTCTTGCCAAATCACCGATGGAACAGATGACGCCTAAAACCATTGTCTCCCCTGACGGCCTGAAAGCGATACTTGAAGAGGTGAGGGAGAAGGGGTATGCTGTAAATAACGGTGAACTGGCCCTGGAACTGATCTCGGTGGCGGCCCCTGTACGGGACAGGGACGGAAAGGTGGTGGCTGCACTCAACATGGCGGTCAATGCGGCCCAGCACGACACGGGACAGGTGGATGAAACACTGGCCCCGATCGTGAAACAGGTGGCACTCAAGATCAGCCATGCTATCGGCTTCTACGAGGAGGCACCCGATGATGACGGATAG
- a CDS encoding aspartate aminotransferase family protein, with protein sequence MMTDSHVFHRRLDRALPTAVRGEGVWIYDADGRKYLDASGGPICVNVGHGRSDVADAISRQARRVNYVHGTMFTTETLEKLAKRLSGHTPPRIDRFYFCSSGSEAVEAAMKLARQIQSARGEAGRFRVISRWHAYHGSTLGALSMTGKPSMRDPFLPMLPPAIHIPPPYCLRCHYRLTYPGCGVRCAHALEDAIHLEGSRTISAFLAETVCGATIGAVAPPPEYYEIVAEICKRHGVLLILDEVMCGMGRTGKWFAAEHYGLEPDLMVMGKGLSGGYAALSAVGCRKKHMDLLLRSPGNFIHGHTFSHHPVAAAAGLAVVDILEKEDLVQRAHDLGRYLGEVLRPLEKHPHVAQVRGIGMMWAVEFVKEKETLKPFPRAEKVAERIWEALMASGVITYTCIGFAGGEGDAIMFGPPFVITREELDWVVATLESVLEEVLGPREP encoded by the coding sequence ATGATGACGGATAGCCATGTATTTCACCGGCGGCTGGACCGCGCCCTCCCTACCGCGGTCCGCGGCGAGGGCGTGTGGATATATGATGCCGATGGCAGGAAATACTTAGACGCCAGCGGCGGCCCCATCTGCGTCAATGTGGGGCACGGCAGGTCGGACGTGGCGGATGCCATTTCACGACAGGCCCGCAGGGTCAATTATGTTCACGGCACCATGTTCACCACAGAGACCCTGGAGAAACTCGCAAAACGCCTCAGTGGGCATACCCCTCCACGAATCGACCGGTTCTACTTCTGCTCCAGCGGAAGCGAGGCGGTTGAAGCCGCCATGAAGCTGGCGCGTCAGATACAGTCGGCCAGGGGAGAGGCCGGCCGGTTTCGTGTGATCTCCCGGTGGCATGCCTATCATGGATCCACCCTGGGGGCACTTTCAATGACGGGAAAACCGAGTATGCGGGATCCATTTCTTCCCATGCTCCCGCCCGCCATTCACATACCGCCGCCCTATTGTCTGCGGTGCCACTACAGACTGACCTATCCCGGTTGCGGAGTGCGCTGCGCCCATGCCCTGGAGGATGCCATACATCTCGAAGGGAGCCGGACCATCTCTGCCTTTCTCGCGGAAACCGTGTGCGGGGCAACCATCGGCGCCGTGGCGCCCCCGCCCGAATACTATGAAATCGTGGCCGAAATCTGCAAAAGACACGGCGTCCTCCTCATTCTGGATGAGGTCATGTGCGGCATGGGCCGGACCGGAAAATGGTTTGCAGCGGAGCATTACGGCCTTGAACCGGACCTGATGGTAATGGGAAAAGGGTTGAGCGGTGGGTACGCGGCCCTGTCCGCAGTGGGCTGCCGGAAGAAGCATATGGACCTTCTCCTCCGGTCGCCCGGGAATTTCATTCACGGCCACACCTTTTCCCATCACCCGGTGGCGGCCGCGGCCGGGCTTGCCGTGGTGGATATCCTTGAAAAGGAGGACCTGGTGCAACGGGCCCACGACCTGGGGAGGTATCTGGGAGAGGTCCTGAGACCCCTGGAAAAGCATCCCCATGTGGCCCAGGTACGGGGCATCGGCATGATGTGGGCCGTGGAATTTGTCAAAGAAAAAGAGACCCTCAAACCGTTTCCCAGGGCGGAAAAGGTGGCGGAGAGGATCTGGGAAGCCCTCATGGCATCAGGAGTCATCACTTATACGTGCATCGGTTTTGCCGGAGGAGAGGGAGACGCCATTATGTTCGGCCCTCCCTTCGTCATAACACGTGAGGAACTGGATTGGGTGGTTGCCACCCTGGAATCGGTCCTCGAAGAGGTATTGGGTCCAAGGGAACCCTGA
- a CDS encoding ABC transporter substrate-binding protein, with the protein MKRLTFGICVLFLGLGLVVGATPGVAADTIKVGVVGPRTGTAAATGKAFEEGIKLATGYVNSKGGVLGKNLEIVFEDTAGAPDKAASGFERLATRDKVAMVLGESHSSSALAEIEVANRLKVPFIVAEAWADPITAKNYKYVFRAGPSNSGVVNHTIAKWVAHEKFKKAYIVAENTDWGLGIGKLCEAALAKIGVVYETLETERKSQDHYTELAKIKAFDPDVILAFIYGTGLHYFVAQAGEMKVSPKAVILDGAGPPSLWPDFWKNVGDYGNLECFVSSMHEKVELTELATYFREAYVKEFGVQPTDYKSRSIFDAILIAADAINRAGSTDPDKLVQALENTNLLVTRGTAKFDTTKGGPSYHHWMPPMLVIQWQDKKQVVLYPPEGATGKLKR; encoded by the coding sequence ATGAAGAGACTGACATTTGGAATCTGTGTATTGTTTCTGGGTCTGGGCCTGGTAGTCGGCGCGACCCCCGGTGTGGCAGCGGATACCATTAAGGTGGGCGTGGTCGGTCCCCGCACGGGCACGGCCGCAGCCACGGGCAAGGCCTTTGAAGAGGGGATTAAACTGGCAACCGGCTATGTCAATTCCAAAGGCGGGGTCCTGGGAAAGAACCTGGAAATCGTGTTTGAAGACACCGCCGGCGCACCGGACAAGGCTGCTTCAGGCTTCGAACGGCTGGCCACCCGGGACAAGGTGGCCATGGTGCTGGGGGAAAGCCATTCATCCTCTGCCTTGGCGGAAATAGAAGTGGCCAACCGGCTGAAGGTGCCGTTTATCGTGGCCGAGGCATGGGCCGATCCCATTACCGCAAAGAACTACAAGTATGTGTTTCGCGCCGGCCCGTCCAATTCGGGTGTGGTGAATCATACCATCGCCAAGTGGGTGGCGCATGAAAAATTCAAAAAAGCCTATATTGTTGCTGAAAATACCGATTGGGGTCTTGGGATCGGGAAACTCTGCGAAGCGGCCCTTGCCAAGATCGGCGTTGTCTACGAGACCCTGGAGACGGAACGGAAAAGTCAGGATCACTATACCGAGCTGGCCAAGATCAAGGCCTTTGATCCGGATGTGATTCTCGCCTTTATTTATGGCACGGGTCTTCACTACTTTGTGGCCCAGGCCGGCGAGATGAAGGTTTCCCCCAAGGCCGTCATCCTGGACGGCGCCGGCCCCCCGAGCCTCTGGCCGGATTTCTGGAAAAACGTGGGCGATTATGGAAACCTGGAGTGTTTTGTCTCTTCCATGCACGAAAAGGTGGAGTTGACCGAACTGGCCACCTATTTTCGTGAGGCTTACGTCAAGGAATTCGGCGTACAACCCACTGACTACAAATCCAGATCCATATTTGATGCGATCCTCATCGCGGCCGACGCCATCAACCGGGCCGGATCCACAGACCCGGACAAACTGGTCCAGGCACTTGAAAACACCAACCTTCTGGTAACCCGGGGGACAGCCAAATTTGATACCACCAAGGGCGGGCCGTCCTATCATCACTGGATGCCGCCCATGCTGGTGATCCAGTGGCAGGACAAGAAGCAGGTGGTGCTTTATCCCCCTGAAGGCGCTACCGGCAAACTCAAGAGGTAA
- a CDS encoding branched-chain amino acid ABC transporter permease: protein MFSLALMNGIVIGVIYALSALGVSLVVGIMNVINFAHGELYILAGYFSFIFADALGWNIYVSMAAAVGLVFLFGILIEYSLIRPTYGNDMYSLILTFILSIVLQNAYLLIFGPYPNKPPNWIKGATNVFGQFYYGNQRLAALVAGVIVIAAVFLMLKKTWFGKIIRAASQDREMAELNGVNTKALNMLSFGLGCALAGAAGVILAPVFPVSPTSGVPIALTAFVVVVLGGMGSMWGCVVGGLALGLVENFGAAFISTGYKHIFGFIILILVLAIRPVGLFGRSET from the coding sequence ATGTTTTCACTGGCACTGATGAACGGGATTGTCATCGGGGTGATATACGCCCTGTCGGCCCTCGGCGTTTCGCTGGTGGTGGGGATCATGAATGTGATCAATTTCGCCCACGGCGAACTCTATATCCTTGCCGGATATTTCAGCTTCATCTTTGCCGACGCCCTCGGCTGGAACATCTATGTATCCATGGCCGCGGCGGTAGGGCTGGTCTTCCTGTTCGGGATTCTGATCGAGTATTCGCTTATCCGTCCCACCTACGGCAACGACATGTACTCGCTGATCCTCACCTTCATCCTTTCCATCGTGCTTCAGAACGCCTACCTCCTGATTTTCGGGCCCTATCCCAACAAGCCCCCCAACTGGATCAAAGGAGCCACCAATGTGTTCGGGCAGTTTTACTACGGGAATCAGCGACTGGCCGCCCTTGTGGCAGGCGTCATTGTCATTGCGGCCGTGTTTTTGATGCTCAAGAAGACATGGTTCGGCAAAATCATTCGGGCCGCCAGCCAGGATCGCGAGATGGCCGAGTTAAACGGGGTGAATACCAAGGCGCTCAATATGCTCAGTTTCGGTCTGGGATGTGCGCTGGCCGGCGCCGCCGGCGTTATCCTTGCGCCGGTATTCCCTGTGTCACCCACTTCCGGCGTGCCCATCGCCCTGACAGCCTTTGTGGTGGTGGTCTTGGGGGGGATGGGCTCCATGTGGGGCTGTGTCGTGGGCGGACTTGCCCTCGGCCTGGTGGAGAATTTCGGGGCTGCATTTATCAGCACCGGATACAAACATATTTTTGGTTTTATTATCCTGATACTGGTACTGGCGATTCGACCGGTGGGCCTATTTGGACGGAGCGAGACGTGA
- a CDS encoding branched-chain amino acid ABC transporter permease → MKNKTFYVTLLPFTALFCLLPLVLDDYKLHVVIVSLFYAMMASSWNLIAGYTGQVSFAHAAFAGIGAYTSGILAVKAGVNPWIGIGIGVVAAAVLGLAVGVLCLRMGGIYLSLTTLGFSEILHIIITNEYEFTRGTMGLQVPGLITHYSKSAYLYIFIAATVITLVVIYRLIHSNIGLNFRAVQNDERAASSLGVNVIGVRVLAFTVSSALAGLAGGLYGHYLLLITPEIPSLNQQFLVLSMTVIGGLGSFVGPIVGAFVLEVLSEYIRAYGEYHVLVFGLVALGMARFFPKGLTGLVQQYKTRQTHVMGEA, encoded by the coding sequence TTGAAGAACAAGACATTCTACGTCACGCTGCTCCCGTTCACTGCCCTGTTCTGCCTCTTGCCGCTGGTCCTGGATGATTACAAACTCCATGTGGTGATTGTGAGTCTCTTCTATGCCATGATGGCATCCAGCTGGAACCTGATTGCGGGATACACCGGCCAGGTTTCCTTTGCCCATGCCGCCTTTGCCGGGATCGGAGCATATACCAGCGGCATCCTGGCCGTCAAAGCGGGAGTTAACCCGTGGATCGGCATCGGCATCGGTGTGGTGGCCGCCGCTGTTCTGGGACTGGCCGTGGGGGTCCTCTGTCTCAGAATGGGGGGGATCTATCTCTCGCTCACCACCCTGGGGTTTTCCGAAATCCTCCACATCATTATCACCAACGAATATGAATTTACCCGGGGCACCATGGGGCTTCAGGTGCCGGGACTCATTACCCATTACTCCAAATCCGCCTATTTGTATATTTTTATCGCGGCCACCGTCATCACCCTTGTGGTCATATACCGGCTCATCCATTCCAACATAGGACTTAACTTCAGAGCCGTGCAAAACGATGAACGGGCCGCCTCCTCCTTGGGCGTCAACGTGATCGGCGTGCGGGTCCTGGCGTTCACCGTTTCCAGCGCCCTGGCAGGCCTCGCGGGAGGGTTGTACGGGCATTATCTCCTTCTGATAACCCCTGAAATCCCCTCCCTGAACCAGCAGTTCCTGGTACTTTCCATGACGGTCATCGGCGGGCTGGGGTCTTTTGTCGGGCCCATTGTAGGGGCCTTTGTCCTGGAGGTGCTCTCTGAATATATCCGGGCATACGGCGAGTACCACGTCCTGGTATTCGGCCTGGTGGCACTCGGCATGGCGAGATTTTTTCCCAAAGGCCTCACAGGTCTTGTGCAGCAATATAAGACAAGACAGACCCATGTGATGGGGGAAGCGTGA
- a CDS encoding ABC transporter ATP-binding protein: MLSLLEGYRISKQFGGVQALRDVDFSLEHGEIVGLIGPNGAGKTTLFNVIAGAFKPTSGQVLFHGEDITGHTANRTCREGIARTFQVTRPFMEMTCLENVAVAVINSPRQEEHRQWEAPAREALDHVGLLSSASTLASGLNLIDKKRLEMARALATKPHILLLDEVLAGLNSHEILQAVELIQKLRETAGLTIFWIEHVMGAIMAAADRVIVLDQGENLMEGPPAQVVSDPRVIKAYLGD, from the coding sequence ATCTTGTCGTTACTTGAAGGTTACCGCATATCCAAGCAGTTCGGGGGCGTCCAGGCGCTCAGGGACGTGGACTTTTCCCTGGAACATGGAGAGATCGTGGGGCTGATCGGTCCGAACGGCGCAGGCAAAACCACCCTCTTCAATGTGATTGCAGGGGCGTTCAAACCTACCTCCGGACAGGTGCTGTTTCATGGAGAAGATATTACCGGTCATACGGCCAACCGGACCTGCCGGGAAGGGATCGCCAGGACCTTTCAGGTCACCCGTCCATTTATGGAGATGACATGCCTTGAAAACGTGGCCGTTGCGGTGATCAACAGTCCCAGACAGGAGGAGCACCGCCAATGGGAGGCGCCGGCCCGGGAGGCACTCGACCATGTGGGGCTGCTGTCCAGCGCATCCACTCTGGCAAGCGGACTGAATCTCATTGACAAAAAAAGGTTGGAAATGGCCCGGGCCCTGGCCACAAAACCGCACATCCTGCTCTTGGACGAGGTACTGGCAGGGCTCAATTCACACGAGATATTGCAGGCAGTCGAACTGATTCAGAAGCTGAGAGAGACGGCCGGTTTGACCATTTTCTGGATAGAGCATGTGATGGGCGCCATCATGGCGGCAGCGGACCGGGTGATCGTTCTGGATCAGGGCGAAAACCTTATGGAGGGCCCGCCGGCCCAGGTGGTGAGCGATCCAAGGGTCATCAAGGCCTATCTGGGTGACTAG
- a CDS encoding ABC transporter ATP-binding protein, producing the protein MLEISHLNVSRGETQILWDVSVQVTEGEKVAVLGSNGAGKSTLLLSIMGVLPPSSGEIRFDGSPLSGRKAYQIIRTGLALVPEGRRVYGDMTVWENLEIGAYPKRGRKDLDQTRGHVVTLFPILAERRHQRAGTLSGGEQQMLAIGRALMSRPRLLLIDELSLGLAPLITKEIFKVLDALAQETTILLVEQNVEQALKHSGRAYILESGRITRSGASEELVADDDVKRAYLGM; encoded by the coding sequence ATGCTGGAAATCTCACACCTGAATGTCTCCCGGGGAGAAACACAGATCCTCTGGGATGTTTCCGTCCAAGTCACAGAAGGCGAAAAGGTGGCGGTGCTGGGAAGCAACGGGGCCGGGAAATCCACCCTTCTCCTTTCCATCATGGGCGTCCTGCCCCCTTCGAGCGGGGAGATCCGTTTTGACGGGAGCCCCCTCTCAGGTCGGAAGGCCTATCAGATCATTCGTACCGGCCTGGCCCTGGTTCCGGAAGGTCGACGGGTGTATGGGGATATGACCGTCTGGGAAAACCTGGAGATCGGGGCCTATCCCAAACGGGGCCGGAAAGATCTGGATCAGACCAGAGGGCATGTGGTGACGCTCTTCCCCATACTGGCAGAGCGGAGGCATCAGAGGGCCGGCACCCTGAGCGGAGGAGAACAGCAGATGCTGGCCATCGGACGGGCACTCATGAGCCGCCCGCGACTGCTGCTCATTGACGAATTATCCCTGGGCCTGGCACCGCTCATTACCAAAGAGATATTTAAGGTCCTGGACGCCCTGGCACAGGAGACCACGATCCTTCTGGTGGAGCAGAACGTGGAGCAGGCATTGAAGCATTCCGGGAGGGCATATATTTTAGAAAGCGGCAGGATAACACGGAGCGGCGCTTCCGAGGAACTGGTAGCGGATGACGATGTTAAACGCGCCTATCTGGGCATGTGA
- a CDS encoding 3-keto-5-aminohexanoate cleavage protein, with product MNKLIITVASTGSLPTKEMTPHVPVTPEEIIETGIRCEAAGASVIHVHARNPRDGSASSQYPIFEEIYHGLREKTNLIIQISTGGRAGTAYEQRCERLRLKPEMASLTTGSVNFPNSVYENSPELIKALATDMFELGIKPEIEVFDVSMINNGVLLAREGLLVPPLHFDFVMGLKGAIPATIDHLVHLKNSIPSDATWTVAGVGPAQLPMNLHAVIMGGHVRVGLEDNIYYTKGQLATNEALVERMVRLSGEVGREVATPDEAREILHLTK from the coding sequence ATGAACAAGCTGATTATTACGGTGGCGTCCACCGGGTCACTCCCCACAAAGGAGATGACTCCCCATGTGCCTGTCACGCCTGAAGAGATCATTGAGACCGGGATCCGCTGTGAGGCGGCCGGGGCCTCGGTGATACACGTTCACGCCAGGAACCCCCGGGACGGGAGCGCATCCAGCCAATACCCTATTTTTGAAGAAATTTACCATGGCCTGAGGGAAAAGACGAACCTCATCATCCAGATATCGACCGGGGGCCGCGCGGGAACGGCCTATGAACAGCGGTGCGAACGGCTCAGGTTGAAACCCGAGATGGCGAGTCTCACCACCGGATCGGTCAACTTCCCCAACTCGGTCTATGAAAACAGCCCTGAGCTGATCAAAGCCCTGGCAACGGATATGTTCGAACTGGGGATAAAGCCTGAAATCGAGGTTTTCGATGTCAGCATGATCAACAACGGCGTCCTGCTGGCCCGGGAGGGCCTTCTGGTCCCGCCGCTCCATTTTGATTTTGTCATGGGCCTCAAAGGCGCCATCCCGGCGACCATCGATCATCTGGTACATCTCAAGAACAGCATCCCCTCCGATGCCACCTGGACCGTTGCGGGTGTGGGGCCTGCCCAGCTTCCCATGAATCTGCATGCCGTAATAATGGGGGGTCATGTAAGGGTGGGCCTGGAAGACAATATCTACTACACAAAGGGTCAGCTGGCCACCAACGAGGCCCTGGTGGAACGGATGGTGCGTTTGAGCGGTGAAGTGGGAAGAGAAGTGGCGACCCCGGATGAGGCCAGAGAGATCCTGCACCTCACAAAATGA
- a CDS encoding aldehyde ferredoxin oxidoreductase family protein, which produces MGYMGQILRVDLSTHAVHYEPLNREWAADFIGGRGLGMRYLLEEVDPRCDPLSSENKLIMMTGPLTGTSAPTGARYMVMTKSPLTGAVTCSNSGGQFPAALKRAGIDGIIFEGRSPTPVYLRVTGEGAQLKSAEHLWGKDTHETTDLLIEETGKEAKVACIGPAGENGVLFAAIMNDKDRAAGRSGVGTVMGAKGLKAVVAEGDLKVPLQDEAAFRKIVKELLVRFKDALKGQPPPLRTYGTAITVIATQTAGVFPTRNFQQGTFEGWEKISGEALTERFLVRPSACFSCPIACGRVTRIADGPFQGEGEGPEYETIYSLGSNCGIEDLAALTKANYICNEMGMDTISMGSTIACAMEMYEKGILKESEIGRPLPFGDGEGLVEMCRKTATREGFGDRLAMGSLRLARAYGCPELAIVSKGQEFAGYDPRGEKGMGLAYATSSIGASHMRGDSAYIELLGVPKLIDPLTWKDKIQIVKDWQDVFAAIDSAGLCVFFSVRNLVTPTEDIRPEGIARLLNAAVGTHHDKDSLARAGERVIHLERLFLTRAGFDSKDDSLPERITREPLPDGPGKGHVCELDKMLPIYYRLRGWDPDGSPEPQILRALGIDQI; this is translated from the coding sequence ATGGGGTATATGGGTCAAATCCTCCGCGTTGACCTGAGCACACACGCGGTTCATTATGAGCCCCTCAACAGGGAATGGGCAGCCGATTTTATCGGGGGAAGGGGTCTGGGGATGCGATATCTTCTGGAGGAAGTGGATCCCCGGTGCGATCCTCTTTCTTCAGAAAATAAGCTGATCATGATGACGGGTCCCCTCACCGGCACCTCCGCCCCCACCGGCGCCCGATACATGGTCATGACCAAGTCTCCGCTGACCGGGGCGGTGACCTGCTCCAATTCAGGGGGGCAGTTCCCTGCAGCGCTCAAGCGGGCCGGGATCGACGGGATTATTTTTGAAGGACGTTCGCCAACACCGGTCTATCTTCGTGTTACCGGCGAAGGTGCGCAGCTGAAGAGCGCGGAACACCTCTGGGGCAAGGACACTCATGAGACGACCGATCTTCTGATCGAAGAGACAGGTAAAGAGGCAAAGGTGGCGTGTATCGGGCCGGCAGGTGAAAACGGCGTGTTGTTTGCCGCTATCATGAATGACAAGGACCGGGCCGCGGGGAGATCCGGCGTGGGGACGGTAATGGGGGCAAAGGGGCTGAAGGCCGTAGTGGCGGAAGGCGATCTCAAGGTCCCTCTTCAAGATGAGGCTGCCTTCAGAAAGATCGTAAAAGAGCTGCTGGTCCGCTTTAAGGATGCCCTTAAGGGTCAGCCCCCGCCCCTTCGAACCTATGGCACCGCTATTACCGTCATCGCAACGCAGACCGCAGGGGTCTTTCCCACACGGAACTTTCAACAGGGAACCTTTGAGGGATGGGAGAAGATCAGCGGTGAGGCCCTGACCGAACGGTTCCTTGTAAGGCCGAGCGCCTGTTTCAGTTGCCCCATCGCCTGCGGCCGGGTCACCCGTATTGCAGATGGCCCGTTTCAGGGAGAAGGGGAGGGCCCGGAATACGAAACCATTTATTCCCTCGGGAGCAACTGCGGCATTGAGGATCTGGCAGCCCTTACCAAGGCCAACTACATCTGCAATGAAATGGGGATGGACACCATCAGCATGGGGTCCACCATCGCCTGCGCCATGGAAATGTATGAAAAGGGGATCCTGAAGGAGTCCGAAATCGGCCGTCCGCTTCCCTTCGGGGACGGCGAAGGCCTGGTGGAGATGTGCCGGAAGACCGCAACCAGAGAAGGGTTCGGGGACCGGCTGGCCATGGGAAGCCTCAGACTGGCCCGGGCGTACGGCTGTCCGGAGCTGGCGATCGTCTCAAAAGGACAGGAATTCGCCGGTTACGATCCCAGGGGGGAAAAAGGGATGGGGCTTGCCTATGCCACCTCCAGTATCGGGGCCAGCCATATGCGGGGCGATTCCGCCTATATAGAGCTTTTGGGGGTCCCGAAACTCATCGATCCCCTTACGTGGAAGGATAAGATACAGATCGTCAAAGACTGGCAAGATGTGTTTGCCGCAATCGATTCCGCAGGCCTTTGCGTCTTTTTTTCCGTCCGGAACCTGGTGACGCCCACCGAAGACATTCGACCGGAGGGGATCGCACGGCTCCTCAACGCCGCAGTGGGTACGCACCATGACAAGGATTCTCTCGCCAGGGCAGGGGAACGGGTCATTCATCTGGAGCGGCTTTTTCTTACCAGGGCCGGATTTGATTCCAAAGACGATTCCCTGCCGGAACGGATCACCCGGGAACCACTTCCGGACGGGCCGGGAAAGGGACATGTGTGTGAGTTGGACAAGATGCTTCCCATATACTACAGACTCCGTGGCTGGGATCCTGACGGCTCCCCCGAGCCGCAGATCCTCCGGGCCTTGGGAATTGATCAGATCTGA
- a CDS encoding MoaD/ThiS family protein, producing MEKGRGRERSVRIRVNGYATMKRFTRHLPDGGEMEVPDDSTVGTVLSMLHVPVRVEKITMVNGRQCDMDHVLEPGDQLVFFPPLEGG from the coding sequence TTGGAGAAAGGGAGGGGGAGGGAGCGATCCGTGCGCATCAGGGTAAACGGCTACGCCACCATGAAACGGTTTACAAGACATCTACCCGATGGCGGGGAGATGGAGGTCCCGGATGATTCAACGGTCGGAACTGTCTTGAGCATGCTCCATGTGCCGGTCAGGGTTGAAAAAATCACCATGGTCAACGGCCGTCAATGCGACATGGATCACGTTCTTGAGCCGGGTGACCAATTGGTCTTTTTTCCACCGCTTGAGGGGGGATGA
- a CDS encoding ImmA/IrrE family metallo-endopeptidase, with amino-acid sequence MRVPWLAKQKIAEAASGLIDDYEAIAGYPITPPIPVEDMIERSLGLTLAFEDLETILGSKGVLGATYVGAKLICINERLLEQGPEGRLIFTCAHEVGHWILHRRYAEVATRQAVDGDVIVCRTGNARERIEWQADYFAGCLLMPQKAVVKAFRAAFEKDALVLHNRKSTIGPPSLFVDPCVENWARIAAMMCEAGGFTNVSLHAMIIRLQELGLLINRTDAPVGWQESATAC; translated from the coding sequence ATGAGGGTGCCATGGCTGGCCAAACAGAAGATTGCCGAAGCGGCTTCAGGGCTTATCGATGATTACGAGGCCATCGCCGGATATCCGATCACGCCTCCGATTCCGGTGGAAGATATGATTGAAAGATCGCTCGGACTCACGCTTGCCTTTGAAGATCTGGAAACCATACTGGGGTCAAAGGGGGTGCTCGGCGCCACCTATGTGGGGGCCAAGCTCATCTGCATCAACGAGCGGCTTTTGGAACAGGGCCCGGAGGGGAGGTTGATCTTTACCTGTGCCCATGAGGTCGGTCACTGGATCCTGCATCGGCGCTATGCCGAGGTAGCGACGAGACAGGCCGTTGACGGGGACGTTATTGTATGCCGCACAGGGAACGCCAGAGAACGGATTGAATGGCAGGCCGATTACTTTGCGGGGTGCCTTCTGATGCCGCAGAAGGCGGTTGTCAAGGCATTTCGGGCAGCCTTTGAAAAGGATGCCCTTGTACTGCACAACCGGAAAAGCACCATTGGGCCGCCGAGTCTGTTTGTTGATCCCTGCGTGGAAAACTGGGCCCGTATTGCCGCCATGATGTGTGAGGCAGGCGGATTCACCAATGTCTCCCTGCACGCCATGATCATCAGGCTGCAGGAACTGGGGCTTTTGATCAACCGGACGGATGCGCCGGTCGGATGGCAGGAATCCGCAACGGCCTGCTAA
- a CDS encoding helix-turn-helix domain-containing protein gives MEKGFGDILRDLRLETGVGLRELARMINTSPGYLSDVENGRAAPPSEKVIVDMARALNMDKQRLLAAARKVDPELSQYVAQQPRVADFLRTAKERGYGEDDWSRLSQLAEIAKLGKGEGEK, from the coding sequence ATGGAAAAGGGATTTGGCGACATACTGAGGGATCTCAGGCTGGAGACGGGTGTGGGGCTCAGGGAACTGGCCCGGATGATCAATACGTCGCCCGGGTACTTGAGCGATGTGGAAAACGGTCGGGCAGCCCCGCCCTCTGAAAAAGTCATTGTGGATATGGCAAGGGCCTTGAACATGGATAAACAGCGGCTGCTGGCGGCTGCCAGAAAGGTCGATCCCGAGTTGTCTCAATACGTGGCGCAACAACCCCGAGTTGCCGACTTTTTGAGAACCGCCAAAGAGAGGGGCTACGGAGAAGACGACTGGTCCAGGCTCTCGCAGTTGGCTGAGATCGCAAAACTCGGGAAAGGGGAGGGCGAAAAATGA